DNA from Pseudanabaena galeata CCNP1313:
TTAACGGGGTTTCGCGCACGACTAATGCCAAACTTGATACAAAAGCCGAGGCAATCACTTCGGGTAAATATGGCTTCAGGCTAGGGTTTTCCTTTAATGATTCTGATGATTTATCCCGTTGCTCTATAATATTTGCCTTCCAACTCTTGCTACGATTGTCTGGCTGATATTGCCATTTCAGAAGATGTCCGATTAGGATTCCTAGACGGTTTCTCAATTCTTGACGTTGTTGCTTCCCCAAAGACTCAATTTCTTCTACCAAATTTTCAATATCTAATTCCTGCCATTTTCCAGACTTTAATAGATTAGATTGCTCCAAAGTCCAAGCGTAAAAATCTGTATCATAAAGTTTTGCTGCCATTCTTTTTAACCCTCTTAACGTGACCTAGAAGCCTTTGTACAACGCAGAGATCGTTAGCAGCAATGCGATCGCCATTCATAGATAACAATACTTGCTCCGATCTCAAAATTTGGAAAGAAAAAGTGGGTTAGTTGGTCGCGAGAGAAAAGCGCGATCGCTATTGGCAATGCTCAAAGCCAAATTACTAATGCCTTGGCTCAAAGCTGAGGAGAAATCCTAAACTCAAGAAGCGATCGCTTGGCTTAAAGATAGTCTTAAGTATTAGAAGCTATGGATAGATATTGATTACTTGAAGTAAATCTAATCTCAAATATTAATCAGGATTTATGCTCAAAAATGGTTGACATTTTGAGTATAAATTTTGTCAGAACCTATGGCTTTTTGAGCCTTGAAAACCAATTAGACAGTTATTGTATAAGTAATCAAGCCAATTTAGGTTGCCACTCAAACTTTAATGCAAACTTAATGCAAAAAAAGTATAAATTTCGATTTGTCCCTCAGCCCCGAAAGCTCTAGCGCTCACTTATAAAAAAGAAAACAGCACATTATAGTCTGTATCCATCGATGAATCTATGTCAGAGGTTAAATCAGTATCCCAAGTGAGGAATCATTTAGCAATGGAATAAAAACAGCCTTTATCCCCTCTGGTAACTGGTCAGCAATTCCCGAAGTTTCAGTACTGAGCCTTAAAACTATTTAAATTCTCCAAATCATAGAGAATTCTTATTCACAATTTTGTTGCTTCAAATTGTGATCGTCTCCCTCAGTAGGCTATACAGGGAGATTTTAAGAATGGTTAAGAGTGAAATTAGATAAGTACAGATAATATGGAAAGT
Protein-coding regions in this window:
- a CDS encoding DUF29 domain-containing protein, with the protein product MAAKLYDTDFYAWTLEQSNLLKSGKWQELDIENLVEEIESLGKQQRQELRNRLGILIGHLLKWQYQPDNRSKSWKANIIEQRDKSSESLKENPSLKPYLPEVIASAFVSSLALVVRETPLNYKDLPAECPFTIEQILDPTFPDLSHF